In a single window of the Methanofollis ethanolicus genome:
- a CDS encoding ArsR/SmtB family transcription factor: MITTSSIPELSKLLSFLGNEQRLRILKSIAKEEKYAREISEELSISRTLVNIYLKQLEKKGLVTGTSRVTDEPPLMRRYYRAVPFELVVSLDEIQKMEE, translated from the coding sequence ATGATTACAACCAGTAGCATCCCCGAGCTCTCGAAATTGCTTTCATTTCTCGGAAATGAACAAAGGCTCAGGATTCTGAAATCGATTGCAAAAGAGGAGAAATATGCGCGCGAGATCTCGGAAGAACTCTCAATCTCACGTACACTTGTCAACATCTACCTCAAACAGCTGGAGAAGAAGGGCCTCGTCACCGGAACCAGCAGAGTGACGGACGAACCCCCCCTGATGAGGAGATATTACCGGGCAGTTCCCTTCGAACTGGTTGTAAGCCTGGATGAGATTCAAAAAATGGAGGAGTAA